GTCTCCCTCTCGAGCTCTCTTTGTGTGAGCAATTTTTCTCAAAAACTCTAAACGCTCTTCCTCGCTCGATGCAAAACGGTTGGAAACGGTCTCATTTCCCACTTGCCGGCGTTCTAACACGCATGTGTGTGCGGTATTCGTTCTTttacgcccccccccccccccacacgcacaaacacacattccgACGTGGAGAGGacggtttctttttctttgtacGTGGAAAGGGAAAACCGTGGAGGTGTTTTCCTTCATTTAATCGGAAAATCAACGTCGTAAATCGACATTTCCCTCGAGCAGAACGATTTAAATTGGCAGTCCTTCCCCACAAAGGACTCCCagcttttgttgttttttcatccCGCTGCCCCCCCACTATACCCTCTAGCAGATACATTTTCCATCCCTTTCCTACCAACGCGTCGCCGCTTGTGCTGTGTGATGTAATCGTGTCGCTTTAAGGGTTTACGCACGCAGCGCGCTCTCTTGTAGCGGTTCTTCGATTTTCTTCCCTTGTGACAGGCAACCCGCTCGACCAACACAACCCTTTCCCACGGTCCCCCTCCTCGCCTGATGGGGCCGTCACGGTGTGAGCTATTGGTGTGAGAGGTTTCGCGTAAACAACGCATTCTAACAAACTGCTTTCGGGCCGTGGAAAATCTGGCACCGTACTACGCAATATATGAGGGGGACGAATGAAAATTTGCCACCCTTCCATTTCATCCACCACCTCCTCTTCTTCCCCGTGCGCGCCGTCAGCGGGCGCTGGTTGTTACCATGGCGATGGAGGAAAATTGTGTGTCTCGCATACTGCCGCCACATTTGCCACTAAACACTTTTTGCATAAGGTCCTGCTGAAGAAACACACAAGCTTCGATCCACCGTCGCTTTGATTTGTAATTCTCTTTTTCCGATAAATACTTACTGCCCAGCGCCCCTTTTCTTCTATGCAAATTCACGCACCGTTCTTCAACaactcttttttattttcggtTTTGGCAAACACTCCACACTACAAAACCAGCACACAGCAGCAAACCTTGTTCCTTTGCGTTTGCTTTTTACACCAAGCGGAAACGGTTCCGATGGGCCGTTTTTACGTCGATCGTCGCCATGGGCCGTCGCACGCTACCGGCGCCAGGGTACACTTCCGGGGGGACATATTTTCATTGAAAATTTCCGATTTTACACTCTGTCACAACAAAATATGACAGCCAACACCCGCTATGCGCTCtgtactgtgtgtgtatgtgtgtgtgtgtgtgtgagtgagagagcgagagagtggcCGTGAGGGAGATGAAGTCGGAAAATTTCCTTTTGTGCaacagcgcacacacaaaccacacgcacacactggcaCGGGCGAGGTCTGTTGCATCGATTGCggtagagagtgagagagtgtgagagaaagagagagcatgAAACTTATGGCGTGGTTAGACGAACGATTCAGCCGAGCCATATGAAATAAGGAATTTATATTCAATTTCggttatttttttccaatgAGAATCTGCACGTGTTTCTATCTcaatattaatttcatttattgaTTGTTAAGGAGGTAAAATTCACTACTACTTATTGTAATTCTGCTTGTgccagcacacgcacaccacagCTACCGACAGGATGAGGGGGAAGAAGCGTTCGAGGGAATTCGTCTCCCGTcttcgcttttgtttttgaatatGACTGCACATTTGTACACTAGAAGATTGCGTTCGTTGGATGGGCTAACAACATAAACTATCCATAAACTCTCATCGTAAACTTAACATCGTAAGCAGCAGCTGACGGGTTCGAAGATGCGAGAAGGCGCAGGCCAACGACGGACACTGACTAGGAGGATGAGAAAGCGCGAATGTGAGCTGCTGCTCCTAGCACAATCTTAGCCCgccctactgctgctgttgctgccccAGCTCAAGCCCCAGAAACAGTTTGCACCACTGGCCGTGCCGTGGGTCGGTCTGCGTTCGGCGCAGCTCGTTCGCTTTCAGCGCCTGGAGAAACGTGCTCGCGTCCTCATCGAGCCGCGTAACCTTCGACAGCGGTTGTGCGCAGTATCCGCCCGGGCTGGCGTACAGGGCGGCCGTACTCGAGGTGTTTAGCAGCCAGCCCGGCCCGACCCGTAGCCGATCGATCAGAAACTTCACCATAAACTTGCGATGGTTTTCGAGCGCTTGCGACACGCTGTGCAGCGCGGCCAGCTCGCCGCACAGACGCAGATCGTACGCGGCCAGGTTGAGGCAGTACAGGAAGGTGCGCACCCGGAGCTGGTTCAGTTCGTGCTCTTTGGTAATGGCAGGTAGCAGGTAGCGAAGCAAATCGTTCACCGTGGCGTCGTCGGTGGGTGATGGGACAgcagcgccaccaccaccggctaGCGATTCGATCAGCTCGCAGAGAGCGTTGTACTTGCGGGGGGTGCGACCGGCCGCTTCCGGCAGCTCCTCGGTAccgtcgtcctcctcgtcgtaGTAGCACAGCTCGAACATCTTCGCCAGCACGAACTGCCGGTGGTTGTAGCAGCTGTAGTCGTGGATGTGCTTGCGGATGAACTTTTCCGTCCGGTACACCTCGTACTTGAGCAGGTTGGGCGCCTTCATCAGCACCCACTGCCGGTGGCACCAGGCGTGATAGTTGGTGTTGCTCTTGTCCgcacacttttcgcacaggCTGATCTCGAACGCCCAATCGATCGCGTCGGAACCTGTCAAAGAGAGCAGATGTGGATGGTGTGTGGGTGATAATGACGGTGTCAAAGGCAAAGGGGGTGTGATTTTGACCGCACCCCTGCTAATTACTCACTCTGGAACAGGTACAACCAGCGCCGGTACGCGAACGCTTCGTTCGATTTGGGCTTTTTGCTGAGGACGAGCGCCGAGAAATGGAACTCCTTCGAAATGTCCAGCCGGTTCTTCGCAAAAAGCTGCCGGCGCAGGTTCCAAAACGTCGCCACATCCGGGTTGATCAGTATGGCACAGTTAAGGTACTTGATGATCGGTACATTTCCACCGTTGGTGCACCCCCCGGTGGTGTTGCTGCCTCCGCCCGGTCCCAGACCTCCTCCGCCGGACAGTTTACCCTTGTCGGACACATTCCAAGGGGCCGACCCGCAGCCAACCGGGAGTGCATTCGACGACAGCCACTCGTTGCGGTACTGCAGTATCAGACGGTGGGCgtacgcatacacacactccacgcacCACGACTGTAGGCCGAGATTATGCTCCAGGTGGATTACCGGGGACTTGTTTTGATTCAGCGGCATCGGTATGATTTCGAATCCAACTCTacggcgagagagagaaaaaaaaagatgataaaCGAGATGGAAATAGAAAACGGAAATGAAAGGGAGAGTTTTTAACAGAGACACACCACACGGGCGGGCGAGCGAGCGCGTGTCCCCGCACTGGCGCAACCCAACGGGGAGAGGCTGGAGTTTCGTCttaatcaaaataaattgctGCCACCAATTATGCGGAATTACGTTCAATCAAATGAACGCGCCCGCTGGCTATGCTCGCGCGCAAACAGATCGTTTTGCAGGCGGAAAGGGGAGCGTTTCCCTATCCCTACCAAAGGGGGAGGGTTTGCACTCGCGTTTTGCGCTCTTGCGCTAGGTCTCGCTCAAGGCCAAGACGCCGTACCTTCACGCGATACGAAAGACGAAAACAACCATCGAGAGTCacaaaaaacataaagcaAACCGTGAAGGACACACACGGCAACGATCGGGCTTTTGCGCGTTTGCGGTTGTCCAAAAGCTGGAAGAACCCGCGCTGCAAGCGAGTGCCACGAATGCGTGCCACGAAAACTCGCGCACACGGCACAAGACTTTCGCACAAGCAGGCGTgcctttcttttaattcttcgCTTAATTTATTTGACCTCTCAGGCGCACGAGATCATCAGTGCCGCCGATGAGCGAACCCGAACGGCGGTCTAGCGATGCGATGCTCCACTTTCCGCGTAATCATTTCGCGgaaacacacaccaaacagAGGCACGACGATCTCTCGAAGGCTCGTTTCGGGTGTTGGTGTGTCTCGGAAGAGGGCCATTCGCCCCCCCCCATCAACTCCACATCAGCCCTAAAGAGGACTTTGCCAGGAATTTGCCCACCAAGCAGAGGTGACAGGATATACTTACAAATCCGGATCGCGCATGAAAACGGCATCGATCTCGTTGATAATTTTCTCGCTGAACGCGGTGTCCTCCTCGTCCTGGCCCATATTGACGACGATCGCCTTCGTTCGACGGGGAAAAAACACTGATTTTCACGAGCACCTTGTCACCCGCCTTTTGTTTGCACCttgcgtgctgctgctgccgatggtTGTGTTGCGGGACGGGAATAGATCGTCCTGAGATGAATTTCAAGCATCAATGAACATCTTGTTGCCTTTTATATACTGTGTTGGGGTGGTTTCGGTTGATATTCTCAGCCCCTGGCACAAACAATCTCTCTTCGCGGAAGATGACAGCTCGATTCAGctgagagggagagagagagagcgagagcgagtaAGAGTCGCACTGTTATTGTTCTACCATCTCTGTCTTTTGTGCGCTGTCGATAAACACACGCTGCGAAAAGTCGGATTGAATTGctcttattttcattttaatattctattttaatgaaaaactGAATCacttttaaatattgttttagcTGTTGTTTTGAGGCACACATCGAAACGTCGAATACAAACCGCCACACAATCAAAACAGGCCAAGTtacgaaaccaaaacaaagttCCCCACCTCCCCCCATACCCTCTTGAAATCAGCTGTCAAACGTCTGGTGCTGTCAAAGCAGATCTGCTTTGGATATTTCAAAATCGAGGTGAGAGTGCGGCCGAAGGAAAACAATTGTTGTGAAATAGTGATCGAAAACGTAAATAAAATAGTCATTCCCACGCATCGCTCGTTGCAGAACAGCACCCGGGAAAGAGCGAGGGCAGTAAATTTCCAGTGAAACTATGGCCTCCAAGATCGtggccaccgccaccgtgcGTGCCGTGAAGCATCGGAAGCTGCTGCCGATGAGAGCAGCACTGTCGCTGGTAAGATATCGATCGATCTGCTTGGGAAAAGGACAATAAACGTTCTATTTGCTTTCATTATCTACCTTCCCCTCATCAGACACCGGCAGCAGTGAACAGGATAAAGCAACTACTGGAAGGCAAAACCGAATTTGTAAGTGCACTTCGAATCTACGACGCCTGAGTGTGATGGTTAttgattggttttattttcattttatctGCAGATCGGTCTCAAGGTTGGTGTACGACAGAGGGGATGCAATGGGTTGTCCTACACGCTGGATTACGCCGCAACGAAAGGTTCGTAATAgacttgtttgtgtgtttttgattcTCGAACAGAGCAAGCAGCATCGCCCTCATTTCGGTATTGATTacataaaaccaaaacaaagcgGCATGCTCTggccgagtgtgtgtgcagtgtcgTGACGTTTCCCGCGACCAAACCGCACCAGTGCTAATGCTTATTTTCCCCGTTTCAAATGCAGATAAAATGGACGAGGAAGTGGTGCAGGACGGTGTGAAAGTACTGATCGACAAGAAGGCACAACTTTCGCTTTTAGGTAGGTATACCACCAGAACTAACCAACTACGGGTGAACGTTTAAAATCTTGTGTCTGCTTTTTAGGCACGGAAATGGATTACGTTGAAACGGACCTGTCGGCGGAATTTGTATTCAACAATCCCAACATCAAGGGCACGTGCGGCTGTGGCGAATCGTTCAGCATCTAACGAGGCAGAGCAGCAAATACGAAACACTGTAAGTTGCTTCGCGATAGAAAAATGGGATCGCTTCCTTGCTTCTCGGGACGACGGTCCCGCTACTTTCTcgtggtttgttgttttagaTTTGTTGAATCTAGCGTTGAACAAAGGGAGATTCACCTTGTCCTGTACATAACATAATTTAGCTTGTTAGTAGCGTTATTTTGAGTGTAATAAATTAGCCGTGTTGAGTACCTAAAACAGTTTTTCGGCTTGTTTTCTTGCACCGCCCGATAGGAGCGACAGCGAACGGGAACCACGACGTGACGCACGAAAGTAACGAACCCGCTAGCATCAACGCGCACGTAAACAAGCCGAGCGAAAGAGATGGAGCGATGCGAGAGTATCGAGAAGATTTTCTCCGCCGAGATGCAAgtcgttctctttctcttttttgtctCGCCTCGGTTGACGATATCTcccactcactcactctttCAGTCGCTCGCCCTGGGGTAGGATTAATCA
This is a stretch of genomic DNA from Anopheles merus strain MAF chromosome 2R, AmerM5.1, whole genome shotgun sequence. It encodes these proteins:
- the LOC121588459 gene encoding protein prenyltransferase alpha subunit repeat-containing protein 1-B gives rise to the protein MGQDEEDTAFSEKIINEIDAVFMRDPDLVGFEIIPMPLNQNKSPVIHLEHNLGLQSWCVECVYAYAHRLILQYRNEWLSSNALPVGCGSAPWNVSDKGKLSGGGGLGPGGGSNTTGGCTNGGNVPIIKYLNCAILINPDVATFWNLRRQLFAKNRLDISKEFHFSALVLSKKPKSNEAFAYRRWLYLFQSSDAIDWAFEISLCEKCADKSNTNYHAWCHRQWVLMKAPNLLKYEVYRTEKFIRKHIHDYSCYNHRQFVLAKMFELCYYDEEDDGTEELPEAAGRTPRKYNALCELIESLAGGGGAAVPSPTDDATVNDLLRYLLPAITKEHELNQLRVRTFLYCLNLAAYDLRLCGELAALHSVSQALENHRKFMVKFLIDRLRVGPGWLLNTSSTAALYASPGGYCAQPLSKVTRLDEDASTFLQALKANELRRTQTDPRHGQWCKLFLGLELGQQQQQ
- the LOC121588463 gene encoding iron-sulfur cluster assembly 1 homolog, mitochondrial is translated as MASKIVATATVRAVKHRKLLPMRAALSLTPAAVNRIKQLLEGKTEFIGLKVGVRQRGCNGLSYTLDYAATKDKMDEEVVQDGVKVLIDKKAQLSLLGTEMDYVETDLSAEFVFNNPNIKGTCGCGESFSI